A region from the Sorex araneus isolate mSorAra2 chromosome 6, mSorAra2.pri, whole genome shotgun sequence genome encodes:
- the LOC101537341 gene encoding olfactory receptor 5AL1-like → MAKGNYSTVSGFILVGLTDNSELQSFLFVVFLIIYLITVLGNLGLIVLIQISPQLHTPMYFFLSHLAFVDFSLTSSITPNTLVNFLQEIKSISFYACAIQVCCFITFVVCEMFLLSIMAYDRYVAICNPLLYVILMPKKLCYQVIIITYLYGFTVGVAQVAVTFQMSFCDSHRLNHFYCDDVPLMALACSDTRVKEWMLLIIAGFNSFCSLLTVMTSYIFILLAILRMKSAEGRKKAFSTCASHLTSITIFYGTVIFMYLLPKSSDSLNTDKFASVFYVIVIPMLNPLIYSLRNQEVKSALKRIIQSSAWRSNN, encoded by the coding sequence ATGGCCAAGGGCAATTATTCAACAGTGTCTGGATTTATTCTTGTGGGACTCACAGACAATTCGGAGcttcaatcttttctttttgtcgTGTTTCTCATAATCTATTTAATTACCGTCCTTGGCAATCTTGGTTTAATTGTGCTAATCCAAATCAGTCCCCAGCTGCACAcacccatgtatttttttctcagcCACCTGGCTTTTGTGGATTTTTCCTTGACCTCCTCCATCACCCCAAACACTTTGGTGAATTTTCTGCAGGAAATCAAAAGCATATCATTTTATGCATGTGCCATTCAGGTGTGCTGCTTTATCACATTCGTCGTTTGTGAAATGTTTTTGCTCTCCATCATGGCCTACgatcgctatgtggccatctgcaacccTTTACTCTATGTCATCCTCATGCCCAAGAAACTCTGTTATCAAGTGATCATAATCACGTACCTCTACGGTTTCACGGTGGGGGTGGCTCAGGTAGCGGTCACATTCCAGATGTCTTTTTGTGACTCCCACCGGCTCAACCACTTCTACTGCGATGATGTTCCCTTAATGGCTCTGGCCTGCTCTGATACTCGTGTCAAAGAGTGGATGCTGTTGATCATTGCTGGTTTCAACAGCTTCTGCTCTCTCCTGACGGTGATGACGTCTTACATCTTCATCCTCTTGGCCATCCTGAGAATGAAGTCagcggaaggaaggaagaaagccttTTCGACCTGTGCTTCCCACCTGACGTCCATCACAATCTTCTATGGGACAGTCATCTTCATGTACCTACTGCCCAAGTCGAGTGACTCTCTGAACACAGATAAATTTGCTTCGGTGTTTTATGTGATAGTGATCCCCATGCTAAACCCCTTGATCTACAGCTTGAGAAATCAGGAAGTAAAGAGTGCCCTAAAAAGAATTATACAAAGTTCTGCCTGGcgctcaaataattaa
- the LOC101537603 gene encoding olfactory receptor 1038: MAEGNITYVTEFILKGITDRPELQAPCFVLFLIIYTVTVLGNLGLITVIRLDTRLHTPMYFFLSHLAFVDVCYSSAITPKMMVNFVVEKNTIPFYACATQLGCFLTFMITECFLLASMAYDRYVAICSPLHYTTLMSQTVCIRLVAVPYIYSFLVALFHTIVTFRLTYCGPNVINHFYCDDLPLLALSCSDTHIKEILIFAFAGFDMICSSSIVLTSYVFIIAAILKIRSNQGRRKVISTCGSHMVAVTIFYGTLIFMYLQPKSNHSLDTDKMASVFYTVVIPMLNPLIYSLRNKEVKDASKKALEKVTLAMRNLTLSFLSAQHETKNFSILKKHELTIIYAHLCSSQH; the protein is encoded by the exons ATGGCTGAAGGGAACATCACTTATGTCACCGAGTTCATTCTCAAGGGAATCACAGACCGGCCTGAGCTTCAGGCCCCATGCTTTGTGTTGTTCTTAATCATCTATACGGTCACAGTGTTGGGCAACCTGGGGCTGATTACTGTAATCAGGTTAGACACCAGGCTCCACACACCTATGTACTTCTTCCTGAGTCACTTAGCCTTTGTGGATGTTTGTTACTCCTCTGCTATCACACCCAAGATGATGGTGAATTTTGTGGTGGAGAAAAACACGATTCCTTTCTACGCATGTGCAACTCAGCTGGGCTGTTTTCTCACCTTCATGATCACCGAGTGTTTCCTCCTGGCTTCCATGGCCTACGATCGGTACGTAGCCATCTGTAGCCCCTTGCATTATACAACACTGATGTCCCAAACCGTCTGCATTCGACTCGTGGCAGTTCCTTATATCTACAGCTTTCTGGTGGCCCTATTCCATACCATCGTTACCTTCCGTCTAACCTACTGTGGCCCCAACGTCATTAATCATTTCTATTGTGATGACCTTCCTCTGTTGGCGCTGTCCTGCTCAGACACGCACATCAAAGAAATTCTGATCTTTGCCTTTGCTGGTTTCGATATGATCTGTTCTTCTTCCATTGTTCTCACCTCCTATGTCTTTATCATCGCTGCCATCCTAAAGATCCGCTCTAATCAGGGGCGCCGCAAGGTCATCTCTACTTGTGGATCCCATATGGTGGCTGTCACAATTTTCTATGGCACATTGATCTTCATGTACCTCCAGCCCAAGTCCAACCACTCTCTGGACACAGACAAAATGGCATCTGTGTTTTATACAGTGGTGATCCCCATGTTGAACCCCTTGATCTATAGCCTAAGGAATAAAGAGGTCAAAGACGCTTCCAAGAAGGCATTGGAAAAAG TGACACTGGCAATGAGGAATTTGACTCTATCATTTCTCTCTGCAcaacatgaaacaaaaaatttttctATTCTAAAAAAACACGAGCTCACAataatatatgcacacctatgttcatcgcaacactaa